The following coding sequences are from one Acidobacteriota bacterium window:
- a CDS encoding cytochrome C, which produces MNDSPKRVSWRFPRWSNLLRPALGGALVGLPVYLTVLVWLGGSAKTINVGYAPKQPVPYSHALHAGKLGIDCRYCHTTVETARFAALPPTQICMNCHTRVRTNSPKLALVRQSLITGRPIPWVKVHDLPDYVYFDHGAHVGAGVGCVECHGRVDRMEVVRTVKPLNMAWCLDCHRNPDPHLRPADKVTDLAWRPDDPLATGRRIREERGIAPRVDCWTCHR; this is translated from the coding sequence ATGAACGACTCGCCGAAGAGGGTTAGCTGGAGGTTCCCGCGCTGGAGCAACCTGCTCCGGCCCGCGCTCGGTGGGGCGCTGGTCGGCCTGCCGGTCTACCTGACCGTGCTGGTCTGGCTGGGCGGTTCCGCGAAGACGATCAACGTCGGCTACGCCCCGAAGCAGCCGGTTCCCTACAGCCACGCGCTGCACGCGGGCAAGCTCGGGATCGACTGCCGGTACTGCCACACGACCGTCGAGACGGCCCGGTTCGCCGCTCTTCCGCCGACGCAGATCTGCATGAACTGCCACACGCGCGTCCGCACGAACTCACCGAAGCTGGCTCTCGTCCGTCAGAGCCTGATCACCGGCCGCCCGATCCCTTGGGTCAAGGTCCACGACCTGCCGGACTACGTCTACTTCGACCACGGGGCGCACGTCGGGGCCGGCGTCGGTTGCGTGGAGTGTCACGGCCGGGTGGACAGGATGGAGGTCGTCCGCACGGTGAAGCCGCTGAACATGGCGTGGTGTCTGGACTGCCACCGGAATCCCGACCCCCATCTGCGGCCCGCGGACAAGGTCACCGATCTGGCCTGGCGCCCGGATGACCCGCTCGCCACCGGGCGCCGGATCCGCGAAGAACGGGGCATCGCGCCCCGAGTGGACTGCTGGACATGCCATCGATGA